One stretch of Camelus bactrianus isolate YW-2024 breed Bactrian camel chromosome 21, ASM4877302v1, whole genome shotgun sequence DNA includes these proteins:
- the SELE gene encoding E-selectin isoform X1, with product MIASQFLPALMFVLLPFKESEAWSYNASTEYMTFDEASAYCQQRFTHLVAIQNQEEIKYLNAMFSYSPNYYWIGIRKINNKWTWIGTQKPLTKEAENWAPGEPNNKQSDEDCVEIYIKRDKDTGKWNDERCSKKKLALCYTAACTHSSCSGHGECIETVNNYTCQCYPGFRGLKCEEVVSCQAQKAPEHGSLVCNHPLGSFSYNSSCSVSCKEGYVPGSMETSQCTSSGEWSAPLPACNVVECDALTNPVNGVVKCPQSHGSLRWNTTCAFECKEGFELAGPQALQCTSSGDWDNKQPTCKAVPCDALDDPQNGSVSCSHSSAGEFAFKSSCHFTCAEGFMLQGPAQVECTAQGQWTQQVPVCEAMKCNAVPRPRNGSVTCTHSPAGEFTYKSSCAFSCEEGFALRGSAQLECTSQGQWTQEVPSCQAVQCSSLDVPGKINRSCSGEPVFGTVCTFACPEGWTLNGSAALTCDATGHWSGMLPTCEAPAESKVPLAAGLSAAGISLMTSASFLLWLLKRLRKKGKKFVPSSSSHSLQSEGSYQMPSELI from the exons ATGATTGCTTCACAGTTTCTCCCCGCTCTCATGTTCG TGCTTCTCCCATTTAAAGAGAGCGAAGCCTGGTCTTACAACGCTTCCACGGAATACATGACTTTTGATGAGGCCAGTGCTTATTGCCAGCAAAGGTTCACACATCTGGTCGCAATTCAAAACCAGGAAGAGATCAAATACCTGAATGCCATGTTCAGCTATTCACCAAATTACTACTGGATTGGAATCAGAAAGATCAACAATAAGTGGACCTGGATTGGGACCCAGAAACCTCTGACCAAAGAGGCTGAGAACTGGGCTCCAGGTGAACCAAACAACAAGCAAAGCGACGAGGACTGTGTGGAGATCTACATCAAGAGAGACAAAGACACGGGCAAGTGGAACGATGAGAGATGCAGCAAAAAGAAGCTCGCCTTGTGCTACACAG CTGCCTGTACCCACTCATCCTGCAGTGGCCACGGTGAATGTATAGAGACCGTCAACAACTACACTTGCCAGTGCTACCCTGGCTTCAGGGGACTCAAGTGTGAGGAGG TTGTGTCCTGTCAGGCACAGAAAGCCCCTGAACACGGAAGCCTGGTTTGCAACCACCCCTTGGGGAGCTTCAGCTACAATTCTTCCTGCTCTGTGAGCTGTAAAGAGGGCTACGTCCCAGGCAGCATGGAGACCTCGCAGTGCACTTCCTCTGGAGAGTGGAGCGCTCCTCTTCCAGCCTGCAATG TGGTTGAGTGTGATGCTTTGACAAACCCTGTCAACGGAGTCGTGAAATGTCCCCAGAGCCACGGAAGCCTCCGCTGGAACACCACCTGTGCATTTGAGTGTAAGGAGGGGTTTGAACTAGCTGGACCCCAGGCTCTGCAGTGCACCTCATCCGGGGACTGGGACAACAAGCAGCCAACGTGTAAAG CTGTGCCCTGTGATGCCCTGGACGATCCTCAGAACGGCTCTGTGAGCTGTAGCCACTCGTCTGCTGGAGAGTTCGCCTTCAAGTCATCCTGCCACTTCACCTGTGCGGAAGGCTTCATGTTGCAGGGACCGGCCCAGGTTGAATGCACTGCCCAGGGGCAATGGACACAGCAAGTTCCAGTGTGTGAAG CCATGAAATGCAATGCTGTCCCCCGGCCCAGGAATGGCTCAGTGACGTGTACCCATTCCCCCGCTGGCGAGTTCACCTACAAGTCCTCCTGTGCCTTCAGCTGTGAGGAAGGCTTTGCATTACGTGGATCAGCTCAGCTTGAGTGTACATCTCAGGGACAATGGACACAGGAGGTCCCCTCCTGCCAAG CGGTACAGTGTTCAAGTTTGGATGTTCCCGGAAAGATCAACAGGAGCTGCAGTGGGGAGCCTGTGTTTGGCACCGTGTGTACGTTTGCATGTCCTGAAGGATGGACACTGAATGGCTCTGCAGCTCTGACATGTGATGCCACAGGACACTGGTCTGGGATGCTGCCTACCTGTGAAG CCCCTGCTGAATCCAAAGTTCCCTTGGCAGCTGGACTTTCTGCTGCTGGAATCTCCCTCATGACATCAGCATCCTTTCTCCTCTGGCTTCTGAAACGCCTTCGGAAGAAAG gaaaaaaatttgtcCCTTCCAG CAGCAGTCACAGCCTTCAATCAGAAGGATCCTACCAAATGCCTTCTGAGTTAATTTAA
- the SELE gene encoding E-selectin isoform X2: MIASQFLPALMFVLLPFKESEAWSYNASTEYMTFDEASAYCQQRFTHLVAIQNQEEIKYLNAMFSYSPNYYWIGIRKINNKWTWIGTQKPLTKEAENWAPGEPNNKQSDEDCVEIYIKRDKDTGKWNDERCSKKKLALCYTAACTHSSCSGHGECIETVNNYTCQCYPGFRGLKCEEVVSCQAQKAPEHGSLVCNHPLGSFSYNSSCSVSCKEGYVPGSMETSQCTSSGEWSAPLPACNVVECDALTNPVNGVVKCPQSHGSLRWNTTCAFECKEGFELAGPQALQCTSSGDWDNKQPTCKAVPCDALDDPQNGSVSCSHSSAGEFAFKSSCHFTCAEGFMLQGPAQVECTAQGQWTQQVPVCEAMKCNAVPRPRNGSVTCTHSPAGEFTYKSSCAFSCEEGFALRGSAQLECTSQGQWTQEVPSCQAVQCSSLDVPGKINRSCSGEPVFGTVCTFACPEGWTLNGSAALTCDATGHWSGMLPTCEAPAESKVPLAAGLSAAGISLMTSASFLLWLLKRLRKKGKKFVPSSSHSLQSEGSYQMPSELI, translated from the exons ATGATTGCTTCACAGTTTCTCCCCGCTCTCATGTTCG TGCTTCTCCCATTTAAAGAGAGCGAAGCCTGGTCTTACAACGCTTCCACGGAATACATGACTTTTGATGAGGCCAGTGCTTATTGCCAGCAAAGGTTCACACATCTGGTCGCAATTCAAAACCAGGAAGAGATCAAATACCTGAATGCCATGTTCAGCTATTCACCAAATTACTACTGGATTGGAATCAGAAAGATCAACAATAAGTGGACCTGGATTGGGACCCAGAAACCTCTGACCAAAGAGGCTGAGAACTGGGCTCCAGGTGAACCAAACAACAAGCAAAGCGACGAGGACTGTGTGGAGATCTACATCAAGAGAGACAAAGACACGGGCAAGTGGAACGATGAGAGATGCAGCAAAAAGAAGCTCGCCTTGTGCTACACAG CTGCCTGTACCCACTCATCCTGCAGTGGCCACGGTGAATGTATAGAGACCGTCAACAACTACACTTGCCAGTGCTACCCTGGCTTCAGGGGACTCAAGTGTGAGGAGG TTGTGTCCTGTCAGGCACAGAAAGCCCCTGAACACGGAAGCCTGGTTTGCAACCACCCCTTGGGGAGCTTCAGCTACAATTCTTCCTGCTCTGTGAGCTGTAAAGAGGGCTACGTCCCAGGCAGCATGGAGACCTCGCAGTGCACTTCCTCTGGAGAGTGGAGCGCTCCTCTTCCAGCCTGCAATG TGGTTGAGTGTGATGCTTTGACAAACCCTGTCAACGGAGTCGTGAAATGTCCCCAGAGCCACGGAAGCCTCCGCTGGAACACCACCTGTGCATTTGAGTGTAAGGAGGGGTTTGAACTAGCTGGACCCCAGGCTCTGCAGTGCACCTCATCCGGGGACTGGGACAACAAGCAGCCAACGTGTAAAG CTGTGCCCTGTGATGCCCTGGACGATCCTCAGAACGGCTCTGTGAGCTGTAGCCACTCGTCTGCTGGAGAGTTCGCCTTCAAGTCATCCTGCCACTTCACCTGTGCGGAAGGCTTCATGTTGCAGGGACCGGCCCAGGTTGAATGCACTGCCCAGGGGCAATGGACACAGCAAGTTCCAGTGTGTGAAG CCATGAAATGCAATGCTGTCCCCCGGCCCAGGAATGGCTCAGTGACGTGTACCCATTCCCCCGCTGGCGAGTTCACCTACAAGTCCTCCTGTGCCTTCAGCTGTGAGGAAGGCTTTGCATTACGTGGATCAGCTCAGCTTGAGTGTACATCTCAGGGACAATGGACACAGGAGGTCCCCTCCTGCCAAG CGGTACAGTGTTCAAGTTTGGATGTTCCCGGAAAGATCAACAGGAGCTGCAGTGGGGAGCCTGTGTTTGGCACCGTGTGTACGTTTGCATGTCCTGAAGGATGGACACTGAATGGCTCTGCAGCTCTGACATGTGATGCCACAGGACACTGGTCTGGGATGCTGCCTACCTGTGAAG CCCCTGCTGAATCCAAAGTTCCCTTGGCAGCTGGACTTTCTGCTGCTGGAATCTCCCTCATGACATCAGCATCCTTTCTCCTCTGGCTTCTGAAACGCCTTCGGAAGAAAG gaaaaaaatttgtcCCTTCCAG CAGTCACAGCCTTCAATCAGAAGGATCCTACCAAATGCCTTCTGAGTTAATTTAA